The Mytilus edulis chromosome 12, xbMytEdul2.2, whole genome shotgun sequence genome contains a region encoding:
- the LOC139499596 gene encoding uncharacterized protein produces the protein MSLRNKDVDIKLQRLQNLLSKTACPLMYMMDMFVEKSSKKEGMSREELQAYAVTCRDTYQLFQACYSEITFRRRSFIKDDIQTQYKGLCDDTTPVTDMLFGDDIKEKIKELDAEHSVCKKVGKDHNYTYDNPKNSYQSSNRGRSHHGHGGRGFPHKFGKRKRQIDGGKPIKRTRKYDDDGFLDRSKTFNKKKNKDKK, from the coding sequence ATGTCACTACGAAATAAAGATGTGGATATAAAATTACAACGATTACAGAATCTCTTGTCTAAAACAGCGTGTCCATTGATGTATATGATGGATATGTTTGTGGAAAAATCTTCAAAGAAAGAAGGAATGTCCAGAGAGGAACTGCAAGCATATGCAGTCACGTGCAGAGATACGTACCAGCTATTTCAAGCGTGTTATAGTGAAATAACCTTCAGGCGAAGGAGTTTCATCAAAGACGACATTCAAACCCAGTATAAAGGTCTATGTGATGATACCACACCAGTCACTGACATGCTGTTTGGGGATGATATTAAGGAAAAAATCAAAGAACTAGATGCAGAGCATAGTGTGTGCAAAAAAGTTGGGAAGGACCATAATTATACATATGATAATCCCAAGAACTCATATCAGTCTTCTAACAGGGGACGTAGCCATCATGGCCATGGAGGGCGTGGATTTCCTCATAAGTTTGGGAAAAGGAAACGCCAAATTGATGGAGGAAAACCAATCAAAAGAACAAGAAAATATGATGATGATGGTTTTTTAGACCGCAGCAAGACCTTCAACaagaagaaaaacaaagacaaaaagtAG